TATCAGAGTGTTATATGGATGCACGAACAGGGAGTTGATACCTTCGTAGAAATAGGTCCAAAGAACGTTCTCTCAAAACTCATACAGCAAACGCTCCCGAACGTGAGGGTGTTTAACGTTGAAAAACCAGAAGATGCGGAAAGCGTTTTAAAGGCGATAACATGAGGGCTCATCCCGAGTGCATTCCCTGTCTTATAAATCAGGGCCTGAACGCCGTAAAGAAGTTAAACCTTCCAAAAGAAAAGGAAATGGAAATAGCAACAAGGAGTTTAAAGTTCCTCTCCCAATTTGACACCTTTGACCGCTCCCCCGCTTACTACGCCTACTTCATCCAGCAAATAGTGAAGGAAATTTCAGGAGAAGAGGACCCATTTAAAGACCTTAAAAAACTTGCAAACGAGAAAGCTCAGGAACTCCTGTCTAAAGTTCTCAAAGGAACACCCGACCTGAAGGAGGCTCTCAAGCTCTCCGCAATCGGAAACTTCATAGACTTCGCCATAAAAGGTGTGTTTGACCTTGAAAGGGAACTCCAAAAACTACTGGACAAAGATTTCCTGATTTTTGATTACGATAAGTTTCTTGAAAGGCTTGAGAACGCCAAAAGTGTTTTCATAATAGGGGACAACGCGGGAGAGATAGTCTTTGACAAGGTCCTCGTAAAAACCTTAAAAGGCATGGGAAAGGAGGTCGTTTACGGAGTAAAGGGAAAACCAATTCTGAACGACGCCACTCTGGAAGACGCGGAAGAAGTATCCATGACACGGCTTTGCAAGGTAATAGACAACGGCTCGGACAAGGTGGGAACGTGGCTTGAAGACTGCAAAAGGGAGTTTGTGGAAACCTTTTACAGTTCTGACATAGTTATAAGCAAGGGACAGGCTAACTTTGAGACCTTGAGCAGTGCGGACAGGGACCTTTTCTTCCTCCTCGTTGCAAAGTGTGACCCCATAGGAAGGGAAACGGGAGGGAAGAGAGGAGAGCTCATATTCAAGTACAAGCCCTCAAAGGATTAACATCCCGTCCCCGTAGCTGTAAAACCTGTATCTCTTTTCCACGGCTTCCCTGTAAGCCTTAAGTATAAACTCCCTTCCCGCAAAAGCTGAAACGAGGATTAAGAGGGAAGAGCGGGGAAGGTGGAAGTTGGTAATCATTGCATCAACGACTTTGAACTTAAAGCCCGGATAAATGTAGAGGTCCGTCCAGCCCTCAAAAGGCTCAAAAGGTTTCGTCTCTAAGGCTCTTACAACTGTCGTTCCCACAGCTACAACTCTTTTACCCTTTTCCTTGGTCTCCTTTATCTTTTCTACAGTTTCTTTTGGGATTTTTACGTATTCGGGGTCTACTCTGTGTTCTTCAACCCTTTCCACCTTCACGGGCTTGAATGTTCCGTAAGAAACGTGAAGGGTTATGAAAGCAAAGTTTATCCCCTTTTCCTTCAGCTTTTCCAGAAGCTCTTCTGAAAAGTGCAGGGAAGCGGTGGGAGATGCTACTGCTCCCTTTTCCTTTGCAAAAATAGTCTGGTAGTAAACCCTGTCTATTGGCTCTTCCTCTCTCTTGAGATAAGGAGGGATAGGTATGTGCCCGTACTTGTCTATGAGTTTTAAAGGTTCTTCTCCCAGAAGTTTTACCCTGAACTTTCCCTCCTCTATGTGTTCCAGAACCTCCACCTTAAAGTCGGGCGCTACCTCTATCACGAGTCCGGGTCTTATCTTCTTTCCTCCGATAAGAGCTTTCCACTCGTCCGGCTTTATAAAATCCGTTAGAACTACCTCAACCCTTCCGCCCGTAGGCTTTCTCCCGTATAGCCTTGCTGGTATTACCTTCGTGTTGTTGAAAACGAGGAGGTCCCCCTCCTCAAGGTAGTCGGGAAGGTTTATAAATGTGTCGTGTTTTATGCTCTGATCCTTCCTGTTTAGGACCATAAGCCTTGCACTGTGGCGCGGAACTGCCGGGTATTTAGCTATCAGTTCCTCGGGAAGTTCGTAATCAAATTCTTCAATCCTCATAAGGAAAAAAATTTAAGCTTTCCTCTCAACCACGAAGTCTATTAACTTCAGTATCTCCCTTTTGTACTCGTTCTCGGGATACTTTGATATTATCTCTTTAACCACCTTTAGCTCTTCCTTAGCCCTTTCTTTCGTCTTTTCCACTCCGCCCAGTTCCACCACTTTCTTCCTGAGTTTTTCTGAGTCTTCAAGTCCTCTTAAAACTCTCTTTACCTCTTCCCTGTCCAGATTGTCCAGAACGGATATAAGTGGATACGTGCACTTTCCTTCTCTTAGGTCGTTTCCTACGGGCTTCCCTAAAACCTTCGGATCCCCTTCGTAATCAAGGGCGTCGTCTATTAACTGAAACGCCCTTCCGAGCCTCAAACCAGCTTCATACAGCTCCCTCCAGTCTCCGCACTCCCCGCTCATCGCTCCCACACCAAAGCACGCACCGAAAAGAACTCCCGTCTTTCCGTCAATAATCTGGAAGTACTCCTCTTCGGATATGATGTCTCCTACTTTGGATATTTCAAGCACTTGCCCTTCCGCCATGTCCATGACAACTCCGCTGACGAGCCTGATCATTTCCATATTTCCGTATGTAGAAAAGAGGTGCAGGGACTTTGCGTACATGTAATCACCCGTCAATACCGCCACGCCGTTCCCGAACACGAGGTTTGCGGACTCTCTTCCCCTTCTCGTCTTTGCCCTGTCAACCACGTCGTCGTGCAGAAGTGAAGCCACGTGTATGTACTCAAGGGCAACTCCGAGGGGAAGGGCTTTTGAAGGGTCCCCTCCGCACATACCGCTCACGAGTAAGGTAAAGAGGGGACGGAGTCTCTTTCCTCCGCTCTCTACGATATACCTGCCCGTTTCAAGGACGAGTCTCACTTTGGGGTTTAGCTCTTCTACGAGTCTGTCTTCTATAGCCTTCAGGATTTCCATCTCAGCACCTTGATAAGTGTGCCCGGCGGGACTTGAACCCGCGACCCCGGGGTCCGGAGCCCCGTGCTCTGTCCACCTGAGCTACGGGCACTATTATAAATAAATTACTTTGATTTCAGTCATAACGTAAACCTTGCAAATGAATGAATTTATAATTCAGTAATAAACTATCAAGGAGGTGCTAAAATGAGCTTCGAATACAATGAGAAGGTTCTTGATCACTTCTTGAACCCGAGGAACGTTGGTGTTCTTGAAGATGCAAACGGTGTAGGACAGTGTGGTAACCCCGCTTGCGGAGACGCAATGCTCTTTACTATAAAAGTTAATCCTGAAAACGACGTTATAGAAGACGTAAGGTTTAAGACCTTCGGTTGCGGTTCTGCGATAGCGGTAAGCTCTATGCTCACAGAAATGGTAAAGGGGAAACCCATACAGTACGCCCTAAACCTCACCTATAAAGACATATTCGAAGAACTCGGAGGACTGCCACCCCAAAAGATACACTGCACTAACCTTGGACTCGAAACGCTCCACGTTGCTATAAAGGACTACCTCATGAAGCAGGGTAGAGTAGAGGAAGCTTCCAAGATACCCGACTGCTACGAAGAAGAGGAAGAACAAGAAGAAAGCAAGGAGTTCGAATTCCTGTCCGGAACGTAAGATGGGAAAAAGAAAAGCTCTGGCCCTCCTTTCCGGGGGGCTTGATAGTTCTCTTGCTGTAAAGCTCGTTCAGGAACAGGGAATAGAAGTAAAGGCTTTTCACTTCTACACGGGTTTCTGTATAACAGAGTTCAAGAGGAGACTCGGTCAAACTAAAGAGGACGGCTCCCCCTACGTAAACCCCGCCATTAAAGCGGCAGCACAACTGGGTGTTCCCATAGAGATAGTTGACATATCAGAGGAGTACTACGACGTAGTGATTAACCCCAAATACGGCTACGGTAAAAACGTAAACCCCTGCGTAGACTGCAGGATAATGATGCTAAAAAAAGCCAAGGAGATAATGGAGAAGGAAGGTTACGACTTCATAGTCACGGGAGAGGTACTCTACCAGAGACCCATGAGCCAGACCCCGGAAAGACTAAAGCTCATAGAAAAGGAAGCGGGACTCGAAGGTCTAATTTTGAGACCTCTTTCCGCAAAGGTTTTGCCCCCAACTATTCCCGAAAAAGAGGGCTGGGTTGACAGGAACAAACTCCTCGGTATAAAGGGAAGGAGCAGGAAGGTACAGATTGAGCTTGCGAAGAAGTACGGGCTTGACTACGAACAACCCGCAGGCGGATGTTGTTATCTGACGGATGAGACTTACGCAGCGAGATTCAAAGAAGCCTACGCGACTGAAGGCATCATCACGAGAATGACCTTGTTCTGTTTGCGGTGGGAAGACACCTCAGACTTCCTTCTGGAACGAAACTGATAGTTGCGAGAAATCAGGGAGAGGTTAACTTCCTGAAAGGTTTCAGGAACAGGTATAACTACGCCTACAGGAAAGACGGAAAGGGTACCTTTGCCCTCATAAAGGGAAATCCTCCCGAGGAAGAACTCCAGCTCATAGCGGACATAATCGCAAGGTACTCCAAAAACGAACCTGCAAAGGTGGGCATTCACTTAAACGGTAAGGAAATAGAGCTCATAGGAAATCCGCCCAGCGACGAGTTCCTCGAACAGTTCAAGATATACGCAAAGAAGGAGGTAGGACATGGACGTTAAGAACATAAAGGCTGACGTAGTTCACGACGTTACGGGAACCTTTTGCCCCGTTCCGGTTGCGGAAACCGCCAAACAGATAAAGGAAATGGAAATAGGCCAGGTTCTGGAACTGATAGC
The genomic region above belongs to Aquifex aeolicus VF5 and contains:
- a CDS encoding iron-sulfur cluster assembly scaffold protein encodes the protein MSFEYNEKVLDHFLNPRNVGVLEDANGVGQCGNPACGDAMLFTIKVNPENDVIEDVRFKTFGCGSAIAVSSMLTEMVKGKPIQYALNLTYKDIFEELGGLPPQKIHCTNLGLETLHVAIKDYLMKQGRVEEASKIPDCYEEEEEQEESKEFEFLSGT
- a CDS encoding damage-control phosphatase ARMT1 family protein, giving the protein MRAHPECIPCLINQGLNAVKKLNLPKEKEMEIATRSLKFLSQFDTFDRSPAYYAYFIQQIVKEISGEEDPFKDLKKLANEKAQELLSKVLKGTPDLKEALKLSAIGNFIDFAIKGVFDLERELQKLLDKDFLIFDYDKFLERLENAKSVFIIGDNAGEIVFDKVLVKTLKGMGKEVVYGVKGKPILNDATLEDAEEVSMTRLCKVIDNGSDKVGTWLEDCKREFVETFYSSDIVISKGQANFETLSSADRDLFFLLVAKCDPIGRETGGKRGELIFKYKPSKD
- the queA gene encoding tRNA preQ1(34) S-adenosylmethionine ribosyltransferase-isomerase QueA yields the protein MRIEEFDYELPEELIAKYPAVPRHSARLMVLNRKDQSIKHDTFINLPDYLEEGDLLVFNNTKVIPARLYGRKPTGGRVEVVLTDFIKPDEWKALIGGKKIRPGLVIEVAPDFKVEVLEHIEEGKFRVKLLGEEPLKLIDKYGHIPIPPYLKREEEPIDRVYYQTIFAKEKGAVASPTASLHFSEELLEKLKEKGINFAFITLHVSYGTFKPVKVERVEEHRVDPEYVKIPKETVEKIKETKEKGKRVVAVGTTVVRALETKPFEPFEGWTDLYIYPGFKFKVVDAMITNFHLPRSSLLILVSAFAGREFILKAYREAVEKRYRFYSYGDGMLIL
- a CDS encoding polyprenyl synthetase family protein, translated to MEILKAIEDRLVEELNPKVRLVLETGRYIVESGGKRLRPLFTLLVSGMCGGDPSKALPLGVALEYIHVASLLHDDVVDRAKTRRGRESANLVFGNGVAVLTGDYMYAKSLHLFSTYGNMEMIRLVSGVVMDMAEGQVLEISKVGDIISEEEYFQIIDGKTGVLFGACFGVGAMSGECGDWRELYEAGLRLGRAFQLIDDALDYEGDPKVLGKPVGNDLREGKCTYPLISVLDNLDREEVKRVLRGLEDSEKLRKKVVELGGVEKTKERAKEELKVVKEIISKYPENEYKREILKLIDFVVERKA